In the Candidatus Tisiphia endosymbiont of Melanophora roralis genome, TAGGTTAACTAATAGATATAATGAGCATAATTTTATTTCAGGGATTATGGGGATTATGCATGAAACTGGTCATGGTTTATATGAACAGGGCTTGCCCAGCAAATATAAAAACCAACCAGTAGGTAAGGCTAAAGGTATGGCTGTCCATGAAAGTCAATCTTTATTTATGGAAATGCAAGTAGGTAGGTCAGAGGAATTTTGTCAATATCTATCAAAGCTACTTAAGGATGAATTTGGATTTAAAGGACTAGAATATTCTGCAGAAAATCTTTACAAATTAATGACAAGAGTCAAACTTGGTTTTATTAGAGTAGAAGCAGATGAAGTGACTTATCCAATGCATGTAATAGTTAGGTTTGAACTAGAAAGATTGCTAATTAGCGGAGATTTATCTTTGGATGATCTACCACATTATTGGAATAATAAGATGCAGGAATATTTAGGCATTACTCCACAGAACGATAAAGACGGATGCTTACAAGATATACATTGGCCAATGGGCAGTTTTGGTTATTTTCCATCCTATACTAATGGAGCAATTATTGCTTCAATGGTCATGAAAAAAGCACAGGAAGTTAATCACAATATAAAAAAGGAAATAACAAGAGGAGAATTCAATGGTGTAAACCAATTCTTAGATAATAATATTAGAAGCTATGGCTCATTAAAAAATACCAGTGAATTAATTAAAGACGCTACGGGTGAAGATCGCATTCAATCGGAAATATTTTTAAAATATCTCCAACAAAAATATTTATAACTTATTTAACCTCAAATATCTGTAACAAGTTAATATTAGGCTCAGTATTATCGCCACCCCTGCGGAAGCAGGGGTCTAAAAAAATAGCCAAGAAGACTATTCAACATTTTTAGACCCCGAATCCGTCATTCGCACCGAAGGCTCTCACTGGTCTAGGATGACATCACCGACTTAAACCGGACACCAACACGCCTTCACGGGGATGACGACATTGTAAATAACTACAAATGTAGTACTAGCTAAAGCTTTTACTTGGATAACCGTGAAAGTAATATCAATAAAAACTCTTAGGATCTATATCCACTTTCAAATGACAAAAAGCAGGGATTTTGATTAAACTTAACCATGTTTGTAAAAATTTTTGTAAATTAAATTTCCTATCCACTATGATTAGAATACGGTAGCGAAACTTTCCTGCTAATTTAAACATTAATGCACTAGATGGCCCGAGTATTCTAGCTGAACTTTTTGGTGCAATTGCAACTAGAGTTTTGGATATTTCAAGCACTTTATGCTCATTTTTCCCAGACAAAATTATTGATGCCATTTTGGTGAAAGGAGGCATATTCTCTGCTTGCCTTGTTTCAAGTTCATATTGTAAAAACTGATCTCCTCCATTTTTTATATAACTAAATATAGCATTATCTGGGTAATAAGTTTGCATTAATACTAGACCTTTTTTATCTTCTCTTCCTGCCCTACCTCCTACTTGGTGAAGTAGTTGATAATTGCGTTCACTTGACCGCAAGTCTCCACTACTAATAGCCCCAAGATCAGCATCAACAACACCTACTAAAGTAAGGTTGGGAAAGTGATAACCTTTAGTAATCATCTGAGTACCAATTAGAATATCAATCTCAGAATGCTCCATTTTATATAGTAATTCGCGGATCTTTTCAGGTTTTTGGGCATAATCTTTGCTAATTACCGCAATTTTACTATCAGGAAAAAGATGCCTAGTTTCTTCTTCAATTCTTTCAATCCCAGGACCACAAACAGTTAAAGAGTCTTCTTCCCGACAATCAGGACAAAAAATATGAATCCTACTTTGATAAC is a window encoding:
- a CDS encoding carboxypeptidase M32 yields the protein MKHYTLLERELEQIFQINNVINILYWDIAVNIPHGSIDSRTNEIALLSSIAHSRLQSKKLAELIESVSENVNTLDVWQLANLRETKRRITESTCIDDDLWKMYVTASAKCELIWRDARKNNDYLSLKPYLQTVLDCVQKMAKSKANALNCSVYDALLDTYDPERTLDEVKVVFNNLKKTIPELISQIVEKQSKENVLPITNSISEAQQKLIAKRLMEIMGFNLTKGRLDESTHPFCRGTPDDVRLTNRYNEHNFISGIMGIMHETGHGLYEQGLPSKYKNQPVGKAKGMAVHESQSLFMEMQVGRSEEFCQYLSKLLKDEFGFKGLEYSAENLYKLMTRVKLGFIRVEADEVTYPMHVIVRFELERLLISGDLSLDDLPHYWNNKMQEYLGITPQNDKDGCLQDIHWPMGSFGYFPSYTNGAIIASMVMKKAQEVNHNIKKEITRGEFNGVNQFLDNNIRSYGSLKNTSELIKDATGEDRIQSEIFLKYLQQKYL